CGGAAACTGGCATGGAAAAAAAGGGACTCGCCGGGGAGGGAAAGTGGTCGGAGACGCTACTGGAGTCTTCTGGGGTGGAGGCGCACCGTCGCCGGTCCCGGAGGGTAGGCACTTTAAGCCGAGTGCAGACGTCCGCTTCACATCCCTGCTATATATATATATATAACCTCTTCACTTCTTCTAGCACCGTACCACCTGAAATTGGTTTGTATATTGATCTAGCTATATGAATAATTGAAATCATTTCAGCTTATTGTCAAGCAGCTGCTACTAATTAAAGTAAACAATTTTCTCTTCAACGTTAATATATAGATTCCTACATTATAGTTATACAATGCAATTCTATATATCCCTTCAAATGAGTGTAGCGCAACCAGATATGTACGTAGCAAAGGTACATTAGTCGTTCAACATAAAATCATCATTGATAATGTACGTCTCTTTCCAAATGTAACAGAGGTCCATTTGGAAAGATATTTACTGTAAACTTTTCTATGTGTGCATGGGTGGCTCTAATACATTCGATTTTGAATGATATAGAACGACATGCATGAGGATAATGCATTGCTTCTTCTTTTTCCATTTTCTTTTGCTTATTGACAAGAGAATTATATAGATCGAGCTAATTAACAAGAATAGAAGCTACAAACCAGAATCAATAATCCCTCATCAGATCTTCTCAAACAAAAAAAAAAAAAAAAAAAAAAAAATACTTCTCAAAAAAATAATCCCTCATCAGATCGACCAATACCAGGAAGATTGAGGGCAGGCTCAATCAACTAGACAAACCCTCCTAATTCTAAAAGCCAACGATTTAAGCAACACAATCTGCTGCCTGAGTGAGCATATATGCCTGGCTTGATCAATATAACTGGATCGCCATTAATCCATTATTTGCCTTGTTAGTTAAGGCTATGTAGCCAATCAACGTAAATAGTTTAATTTACAATTTTACATCCAACCTAAAAATGTTGGCTTTTGAAGAAAGTAGAACCAAAGGATCTTATATACTCAGCTCAATCTTTTCTTACCCCTTTAATAAATATAGTACGTTTTCCTTTAATTTTATAGTAAAGCAGGATTTCATGACATTTCATGATTCTCATCGATCATCGATATATGTTGATTATAGTTTGAGATTCTGGGTTTGTAATCTTGTATTATTAGAGATTCAGCTTGCAAATGGTTAGCTAGCTAGGAATTTATCTATAGCAGTCGATCTGTTGTCGCTTGTAGTAAGTACCAACCATTTATAATTAGAGTGAAGCTGAAGTTGATGAGTAGAACAGTAGTTAATCACTCACTTTCTGCCTATTGCAACAATAACTAGAAATTTGATCATTTACCATGGAGGCGTGGAGTATATATTAATTGATGTTATCTTATATATGTTTGTTTAGAGAACTTGTAAGAACAGGTGTTAGATTCAGAATCTAACATTTGACATCACAAACATTTTCACTCATCTGATGAGATCAGTTTAACATATGTTGGGTTCAGAAACACACAAAAAACAACAGAAAAAAAGATAGCTGGACTGATCTCATTCTACCTCGTTCCTCCAGAATTCCATATCCTCTTCTTCAAGATCATGATGCAGTTTCATTTGTATATAAATTAATATACAAGTCGGTTACTCTGTATACTGTAACATATGACCTAAGATTTAAACTGATTATGAATCTTATGCAACCCTTTCGATCACCTGTATCGATTATCGACACCAAGTGACACTACGATTTCTCGAGTCCTGGGAAACCCTAAAAATAGGCCAAGGTTTACCGTCCTCGTATTAAACCCTGACAGACGTCTCACGCAAGCGAAAGGCTAAGGTGTCGAAGCTCCACTTTCTCTGCAGGAACCACAGCACACGCAGCAACTGCATGCGCCTCACATGTTTCTTCAACCGCTCAGCCAACTGTTGGCTCTGAAAACTACACGCGCCGCTTCCCCTCATTCTCTGCATGCGCCCCACCTCCGCCTACCATGCACCGCTTCGGCCGTCACTCCGCGTGTTCCCACCACCTCAGACCCCCCGCCACGTGGCGAGCATTTCATCCCCCTACGTAGCCATGCATGGCTGCTCTGTGTTTCCTCCCCCGGTGGGTTTTCTAAGGTTTCAAAAGGTGAGAGAGAGATTCGAACCAAAAAAAAAAAAAAAAGGTGAGAGAGAGAGAGAGAGAGAGAGAGAGAGTCAAGCTCCACAAAGTTAACCAGGGTTAGTTTCGCTTTCCGAGGCTTACTTTTCACGTGGCGGTAAAGCGGTAAATCTTTGTCGGCTGTCTGTCTCATGCAGCAGTTGAAGACAACTACTTGCCAGCTAGACTTTACAGGTGGAGAAATACCGTGGGGGTTGAAGTAATCTCACGTGGGGGCCACGTGCTTTATTGGGGATGATTGTCATCGCCCACGTTGTCATGTCATTGCTCGACACCTGGTGTGAGAAAAATCAAGTTTGGTGATACTGCCTAACTACAACTTAAACGGGCTCCCACCTTGTATAAAAGAGATTTCGTTTCTTTCTGAATCCGTCTAGGTTCACTTGTTCAGCAGATTTAGCTACTTCTTCATTGAATCTATTTATATGATAATGAATGACATACTGATTTGAACATAATATGAGGGAGAAACTGATCTAGTAAGAAATCGAATATTAATTTTGTACATATTATTTTCAAGGAACAAAACTCTGTTGTAGACACAATAACATAATTCGGGCACCATAATAAAGCTCAAACCTGACTGAACATTTTACCTATCTCAACTAGGATTGTTTTGTGTTTTGACTCTAGACCTCATTTGTTGGGGTTTATGTTGTAATTTTATATGGTCCTTGTCGAAAAAACTTTACGTATGTTATGTTAACAATTTAAAAGATCAAAAACACGTCTGTGGAGTACGTCGCTCAATATATTTTCTGTATCTCATGATGTTGCCATTTAACGTATTTCATGTTTTCGTACGGTCATTACGTCAATGTTGACTCTGAGGCCGTGAGGCGGCGCAAGTGGTTTGCGATCACAAATACCTAGCTTCAATCATGTAACTGCAAAGCGTTTATGTATGTGTGTACATTAATGTGTTGCGTTGTTCATCTATCAGCTTTTTTACACACTTTTTGTTCTCATATTGGCTTATCGTATATGGCGTAAAGTTTCATCCTTGACATTTGACAGTCTCGTAAATGTACAATAATTATACTGATTATTTTGTTGCAATCTTAGTGTTTGATGACCTCAAGGTTGATCTTAAGACGACGCAATGGTGTTCGTTTCATGGAGGCCTTCAATCATGTAACGGTGAACAATTTATATATGTGCGTATAATGAATACTAACACGTGATGTTGTACACCAATATCAGTTTCGCTTATATTGTGTCTTTCAATTTACCAATTATGTATAATGTAGAACTTTAGCTTTGAAATTTAGCAGTCTCATCAAATGCATGATAAAATGTGTACATTCTAATATATTTATTACCGATTAAGTTTCAATGAACTAACTTGGATAAGATATGAATTATTGAATATATATCTCACATATATCTCTTAACGTACATAGTACGTAGTGTTCACCTATTCAGTGACTGATCAAGAGATTATTATGGTCAATCACCTTTAAATGTAAATTTAATGATAAAAAATATTATTTTAAATTAAATTATTTTATTTTTAATCTTTAAATTTAAATTTAACGGTAATTAATCACATGACTGTCTCTTAACATATCAGATTTTCTTAAACGTTCTTAAAAAAAAGGATTTTGTCCGTTGAGAAAACATTCTCAAACGCACGCTTAAAGTAACAACCATGATAAACACCGTCATTTCTTGCTCGAGCATTAATCAACCTAATGAAACTCGTAAATCAAAGTTCGAAACGTGTTTCCATTTCCAAATGAACGAGGGCGACCAGATTTCGCCACGTACACGACTGCGACATCCTCCTTTACATATCCCGGAGGGGTCAACGACGTAGACAACCCGACCCCACCACTCCCCTCCCCTCCCTTCACTACGTTTAGCCATCTGATTGGAGCACATGTCACAGGCATGTAAAGCTAGAAGCTTTTCAAAAACCCCATGCCGCAGTCTCGCAGCGGGGACACGTGGCGATCCTTGGGGAGAGTACTTTGAAAGTGAAAGAGGAATTAAAGCCCGAGACGACGCACAGGACCACATGCGTGTCAGAAAAGCAAGTTCCGCTCCTTGCTGCTTTCACTGTCTTGGTCCGAGTGGGACACGTATTCCCCGTACTCCGGATCTTACGGTCCACGTGTTTTAACATGGAGAGAGACTGATAGAGAGATCGACGGTGGAGAATTGAAATGGAAGCTCGATTTAGGCAGAGGAGCACTGTTGTCCTTCTCTCTCTACCCGTGAAGACCACGGGCAGAACCTCCCATCGGAGCTGCAGGTCTTTCCCCTACGTAAAAAGCTGTAATTCGGGCCGTGGTGGGGCCCTGTTACCGTCCTTTAAAAGCGTCACTCCTAGGCGCGCGAGGCCTCTCTTTCATCTTGCTGCAATTTTATTTTGAAGTTTCAGAAAATTGTTGAGGTTCTTTTTTTATTTTGAAGTAATGAAATGGTTGAGGTTTGAACGTATATATGGTTAAAGTTTAGAAATGGCAGAGATTTGCTGCGGGGTTGTGAGCGACAACGATTCGAGCACGTGCGAGGGGAGCTCACGTGCTGCTAGGCGGAGGAGGATTGAGATCCGGAGGTTTAAGTTCGTCTCCGGCGTGGCGGCCCCGGCAGAGTCGACGAAATATGCCGAGAAGCGAAAGAGGCTAGAGTGTTATACTTCTCAGGCCACGGAAAAGTTTAGTGACGACGAGAAAGTAAACTCGGTGAAAGGTGAAGAGGAGATGAGCCTAACGATTTCCGCCAAGTGTCCGTCCACGTCAGCACCCGTACTGACTCCGGACGCCAAGTTCGGGATGGCTTCCGTTTGTGGACGACGGCGAGATATGGAAGACGCCGTCGCTATCCACCCCTTCTTCTGCCAGCAGGACCAAGAAACCACCGATCTTCACTACTACGCTGTGTACGACGGCCACGGCTGTTCTCATGTACGTAGCTTAAATTTCGGTCTTTTTAGTAACACTAGAGCTTGTATGGAGTTTTTTTTTTTTTTGGTATAATTTGCTGTATGAAGCTAAACGTAGTTGTTTTGGTTCCTTTCTTTTTTTTTTTTTTTTCCAGGTGGCGACGAAGTGTAAGGAGCGGTTCCATGAGGTGGTGAAGGAGGAGATAGAAAACGAAGCTGTTCATCATCAAGAGTGGCAGAGGGCGATGGAGAGGAGCTTCTTGCGCATGGACAAAGAGGTGACCGCGTGGATCCAAGGCGCAGTCGACGCAAGAGCCGACTGTCGTTGCGAGCTTCAACAGCCGGAGTGCGAGGCCGTCGGATCCACCGCCGTTGTCGCTGTTGTCACGCCGGATAAGATTATCGTCGCTAACTGTGGTGACTCCAGAGCCGTCCTTTGCCGTAAGGGCAAGCCCGTACCTCTTTCCTCCGATCATAAGGTATATATGTATCTTATTCTTTTTTTGGTTAGCCATAAACGATGAGTTATCTCTCGGACCGCTTCACTTGAACGATAATAACATGAAAATGTAACTTAGTAGGAAGAATGTAACGTTTCAAGAATATGTTTTCTTCATGACTTGTGCTAACAGCCGGATCGTCCAGACGAGCTTAGCCGGATCGAGGAGGCAGGTGGCCGGGTAATATATTGGGACGGTCCAAGGGTTCTCGGAGTCCTGGCCATGTCCAGAGCCATAGGTACGTAAAAGTCATAGATCAGCAGTGGGCATTATTATTATTATTTTTCATTTCAAAATTTGAATATATAGTTGTTGTTGATATTTGTTTAGGTGACAACTATTTGAAACCGTTCGTTTGCTGCGAGCCGGAGGTGACGGTAACGGATCGGACGGCGGAGGACGACTGTCTGATACTGGCGAGTGATGGTTTGTGGGACGTGGTGTCGAACGAGACGGCGTGTGGGGTGGCGCTAATGTGCCTGAGAGGGAGAGCCCACGCGCCACCGATGGAGAGTGAGGGAGCAGGGGTGGAGAACTCGGACAAGGAGTGTTCGGACGCGTCGACGCTGCTGACAAAGCTGGCGTTGGCGAGGCAAAGCACTGACAACGTGAGCGTGGTTGTGGTCAATCTCAAGCGCAACACGTAGTGCATGTCATTTTTTCGTTTTTACTTCGGTTCGGAATTTAGGTAAGGGTTAGGTTTTTTTCTCCATATTGGGAAGGGCTTGTTAATTTGAAAAAAAAAAAAGAAAAAAAAAAGAAATGGAGGGTGTTTGGCCAAAGGAACTGTGGTAGATCCTTTTGAATGAGTAATCTTTTCCTTCAAAGAATCCAAATTACAGAGCATGGAAAACGATGGACGTGGAAAAAGCGGAATAAGCATGCATTTTGCGGTTGTTTGCGGGTTGATTTTTGTTTTTTGTTTTTTTGTTTTGTTTTTTTTTTTTTTCAGACAACGGGAAACTTTTGAACTGAACTAGAGATTACACAAAACAATGGCTTAAGAAGCCATCCAGTCGGGTAAGGAATTCCCGATGACCGACTGGAGAAGCTAGTCCTGACTAAGAGCTAGCTAGCTGTGGAACTTTGTGTGCATATATAATATTGGCTTCTCTATACACACGAATAAAAAGATGAGGGCAACTTTCACCATATTAGGGTTTGTAACGTTCGGAGAGCCCGATCGTTGTTCAAGCTCCTACGATTCCATGGTAAAATCTCCTTTCTGCTGAATAAAAGTAAAAGAAAGAGAAGGTATAATTATTTGCTGAATAAACAAAAAATGTAGAAGGGGATGGTAACATAATGTGACTTTGTTTTGTAGTGTTATTGGTTTTCATTTCTTTTTCTTTTGAGAACTTGCAAGAACTGTCCTACATTAATGCCTTTTTGTATTCGTATCCTACAATCCAATGAATCCATAGATATACTTTACAAACGAGTTGAGGAACCCAGAATGGGGGACTGGGGGGTAAACTGAGAAGGGAAAAGTAAATCGCTGGAGGGTACCCGGATATAAAGTTCAATTACAAAGAAGCTAGGGTCCTCTTTCTGGAGTTTGTTCCTGCACCTTCAAAATTTTTGATGTTTTGATTCATCTTCTTGTACTAATGAAAATTTTCTTTTTGTAGAATTGTAGCAATGCATTCTAGAAAGGTTGTCTTTGATGAAAAAGTAAATTGCTTTGCATAGTATTGTTAAAAAGTTCAATCATTGGACGTTGCAGAAGGTTTGACCATCTGCCAAACAGCATCAATTATAGAAACATTCCAACGCTCTGCGTGCAGATGCATTTGACGTTGAGGTAAAGAACCTGTTTTATGTTGACAAAATTACAGTGTTGAGTGATCATTTCTACTTACTGCAGAACCAATTTGCTATTAGAACTGTACATAAGAAGCAATCTATTCATTATCATTTCCAGATGCACCAGATTAATACTTGATGTGTACTCTTAGCTCCAATGAAACCTGCTTGAAATTGTGATCACATTCAGTTGCAATGTAGCAAACAGTATCCCCACTCCTTCGAGTCCTTTTTTCTTTTTTTTTTGAAGAGAATCCTCCGAGTCCTTGCATAATTAAGTTGCCTCTACATATATTTAAAGAGGCCCGATATGGAGCGTACGTGCGCAAGTGCACACGGAGCTCCCTTCACCACCGTCCGGCGCCGACGATGGCGCGCCTCCCCCCCAGGGGACTCCAGCAGCGTCCCCGATCACTTTCTCTCCCCGGCGAGTCCGCCGAATTTCAGTTTTCCGGCAAGATCACCCAAAACTTCAAATAAAGTCAATATATACGGAAACTAGAATTATCTCGACGAAAATTGGAATTCGGCGGACTCGTTGGGGAGGGAAAGTGATCGGAAACGCTGCTGGAGTTCGCTGAGGTGGAGGCAATTTTTTTATACAATTAAAACAGTAAGAACATATAATAGCAATTTTTTTTTATCAAAAGAGGTCATCATTTATTAGCACAACAAGCAGTACAAAAACGATCCCACTCAATGAGGGCGACCAAAAGAACAGTTCCGTAGAAACTACTACAGATCTACCTAAAAAAGAGCAAACTAAAAGACCACTTGGCATGCTGATATGGTCCTCCTTACTAATAAAAATCTGACACAAGGATTTTCTCAATTAAAACATAAATTAGACAATTCTATTATTTTGTGAAATAACATTTAGGATCTTCTTCTTCGTTCCATCTCCCGATGTTATCTCTCCTCTCTCTTTTCCTATTTTTCTCTCGTATGAACGATAGTTTGCTTATCCATAAAATCTTTAGCTATCAACCTAATATGAAAAAGAATTCAACTAATTTCAGATAAAGTGATATCGATCAAATATAAATTTTCCTCATCATTGTGCAATCATGAGATTCCTTGATCTTGTTAATTGAGATGCTACTCTCCATAAGAAGAAAAACCCAGACGAAAGGAAAGCCCAGATTATGCAATCATATGAGGTTTTGCAAATATAAGGTTAATTAACATCTATTATCTCCTAGTGAAAGATGCATCACCTTGTGCAATCATGAGATCGACATGTATTAAAATGATAACCCAAATCGCAGGTTCAAATCTTCAATATATGTTTTGTGTTTCGGATTTCAATATGAAAGCTTTCATTGATGAATTTGTGGGGATTTGCAAGGGGAAATAGAAAGGACAGAGAAGTACAAAAAAACTAAATGGAATTTGATTCATGCATATCGTCCATAACCTTAAGAACAAGGATTCATATATGTAGATCGAGATCTGAGTTATACGTACAAGTTCTTCGCGGCAGTACAGGTTGATCTAAAGGTAATTTCACAAAATAATAGGATTGCCCAATTTATGTTTTAATTGAGAAAATCCACATGTCAGTTTTTTATAGGTAGGGATGACCATATCAACATGACACGTGGTTCTCCCGGAGGACAGAAAAATTTCTCAACCTTCTTGTATGAAGCCCAAACAAAGAAATTACAGAGCCTGAAGAATGAAATATAAGCCCCAATTAAATCTTTCTATCATAGAATATTATTGGAATAAAATTTAACATGTGCTTTATTGCTTTGAACTTTTTTTTTAAATAGCAAAAAATATTGTCGACTAAATACGGCAATGGAAAAAAATTCACTTGTTTTCGTTAAAATTCACTCGATCTACATGGTCAAACCTAAACCAACGCCACTTATTACATGAAAACGCTCTTACATACCCTTATATAGTCTAGTTTGGTTGATTCTTCTACACATAAAACTCTCACATTGATGAGATCTAACCACTCATGTACAAATTTAGGAATGTTTACCTCCAGACGATAAGGCTCTCCATAGGGAAACATAAGCGTAAAGAGGGTTGACTGTATCTATCTGAGACCAAATTTTACCAGAAATATGTGATTTTTCAACCATAGTCGTATTTCACCGTACCGATCACATCCTATTTCACAATATTTTTGAAAATATTGCTTTCTATATATAGTTGGTTCACAAAGATGTACACTTGCATGTAACCTACTAAACATATTATATCACATTAGTAGGCACGTTGCGGTTCCGATGGCTAAATTTTAAAAAATGAAAATTTAACCGTATGATATGATCAATATACTTAAATACAGCTATGAAAAAAAATTCACATGTTTTCAATAAAGTTTGGGTCTCGATCCACACGGTCAAACCTAAACCAACGCCACTTATTACACAAAAACGCTCTTACATACCCTTATGTGACCTAGTTTGGTTGATTCTTCCACACACAAAACACTCACATTGATGAGATCTAACCACTTATATAAAACTTTAGGGACATTTACCTCCCGACGACAAGACTCCCCATAGGGAAGCATAATCGTAAATAGGGTTGACCACTTATATCGAGGACCAAACATTATCGGAAATATGTGATTTTTCAACCAAAGCCATATTTCATCATACCGATCACATCTTATTTCACAAGATTTTTGAAAATATTGCTTCCTATATATAGTTGGTTCATAAAGATGTACACTTGTATATAACCTATGATTTGATCCATTTGCAACTTCAAAACTTGATAATCTGTAGATTTTTTTTCACTATAGCTCGATCTGTTTTCCTCCAATTTTTCACTTAAGCGACAAAATATTTCGTCACTAAAGTCAAAAAGTTCTGTCGCTTAGGTTATTATATTATGCGACAAACACTTTCGTCGCTCCAAACTAAAGTTCCGTCGCTTTATTCTTAAATTCAAACGACAAAAGTCAATTCGTCGGTTAGGTGAAGGATATAATGCGATAAAAAATTTCGTCGCTTAAGAGCCAAAAGTTCGGTCGCTTTAGACTAAAACTAAAGCGACGAATGTAAATTTGTCGGTTAGGTGAAGGATATAATGCGACAAACAATTCCGTCGCTCAAGAGCCAAAAGTTCCGTCACTTTAGACTAAAACTAAAGTGCGACGAAATGTAATGTCGGTTAGGTTAAGGATGTAATGTGACAAACTTATTCGTCGCTTAAGTGTTAACTTTTTCGTCGCTACATAAATAATTTGGGACAAAAAGAATTTGTCGCCTTAGTAGGACCTGTGGCGACAAGCTTAGGCGACAAAAATATTTTGTCGCCCTAGAAAATTGTAGCGACAAAAAATTTATCTTCAGCGACGATATCTGTTTTCGTCGCTTAAGAGTTGCTTAAGCGACGAAATGTGAATGTACCCGTCGCTTAAGCCTTTTTTTCTACTAGTGACCAAATTCCTATTTCCTTTGCGATCTCTCTCGCTTAAGGTAAGATAATAAAAGACCCATTATCTTTTCGCGAAAAAAGATATAAACCTAAAAAAGAAATAAC
The window above is part of the Fragaria vesca subsp. vesca linkage group LG2, FraVesHawaii_1.0, whole genome shotgun sequence genome. Proteins encoded here:
- the LOC101303388 gene encoding probable protein phosphatase 2C 24-like, with product MAEICCGVVSDNDSSTCEGSSRAARRRRIEIRRFKFVSGVAAPAESTKYAEKRKRLECYTSQATEKFSDDEKVNSVKGEEEMSLTISAKCPSTSAPVLTPDAKFGMASVCGRRRDMEDAVAIHPFFCQQDQETTDLHYYAVYDGHGCSHVATKCKERFHEVVKEEIENEAVHHQEWQRAMERSFLRMDKEVTAWIQGAVDARADCRCELQQPECEAVGSTAVVAVVTPDKIIVANCGDSRAVLCRKGKPVPLSSDHKPDRPDELSRIEEAGGRVIYWDGPRVLGVLAMSRAIGDNYLKPFVCCEPEVTVTDRTAEDDCLILASDGLWDVVSNETACGVALMCLRGRAHAPPMESEGAGVENSDKECSDASTLLTKLALARQSTDNVSVVVVNLKRNT